In Vibrio coralliilyticus, the following are encoded in one genomic region:
- a CDS encoding MBL fold metallo-hydrolase, with product MSNMIKASIVSALGVMGFSQLLKAENNVELRQSERLRAERIDNSKQFQNGKAIARMPNVPSSESLSSVMWKFFFERAALKPNSPLPHTLVDADKLAHRSDEIRVTWLGHSSLFIDIDRTRILIDPVFEYASPWIAKTLFSRNVKAPVERDNLPLPDAIVISHDHYDHLEESTVRYYANKDVMFMVPLAVGRHLEKWGVNPDKIQELDWWESTSINGVTLTATPANHNSGRTGLDSNSTLWASWAIHGQSGSMFYSGDSAYDSHFKEIGERLGPFNMAFIEVAANVKDGKGFPVENWGHMQARHTMQAFKDLEAEKLFPVHWSTFELFAHKWDEPMTDLIAEANDIGADLVTPMVGETIELNNEIKTSFWWENHDEILAKSDLSLQSHTF from the coding sequence ATGAGCAATATGATCAAAGCATCGATAGTTTCAGCACTAGGTGTTATGGGGTTCAGTCAGCTTCTTAAAGCGGAGAACAATGTTGAGTTGCGACAAAGTGAGCGTTTAAGAGCTGAACGGATTGACAACTCAAAGCAATTTCAGAACGGTAAGGCTATCGCTCGAATGCCGAACGTCCCAAGCTCCGAAAGTCTGTCTTCGGTTATGTGGAAATTTTTCTTTGAAAGAGCAGCCTTGAAGCCAAATTCACCCTTGCCACATACACTTGTCGATGCTGATAAATTGGCTCATCGTAGTGATGAGATACGCGTAACCTGGTTGGGTCATTCAAGCTTATTTATTGATATCGACAGAACACGAATTTTGATCGACCCTGTGTTTGAATATGCATCCCCCTGGATTGCCAAGACGCTATTTTCACGAAACGTAAAAGCTCCTGTTGAGCGCGATAACTTACCGCTTCCAGACGCTATCGTTATTTCTCATGATCATTATGACCATTTAGAGGAATCGACGGTCCGCTACTATGCCAATAAAGACGTAATGTTTATGGTTCCGCTGGCTGTAGGCCGACACCTTGAAAAATGGGGAGTTAACCCAGACAAGATTCAAGAGCTTGATTGGTGGGAGTCCACTTCAATTAATGGTGTCACACTTACGGCAACGCCAGCTAACCATAATTCTGGTAGAACGGGGCTGGATTCGAATAGTACGCTATGGGCTTCTTGGGCCATTCATGGCCAGTCTGGCTCTATGTTCTACAGTGGGGACTCTGCTTATGATTCACATTTTAAAGAGATAGGTGAGAGGTTAGGCCCTTTTAATATGGCATTTATAGAAGTCGCCGCGAACGTGAAAGATGGTAAGGGCTTCCCGGTGGAAAATTGGGGTCATATGCAGGCTCGTCATACGATGCAAGCCTTTAAGGACCTAGAAGCGGAAAAGCTCTTCCCTGTGCATTGGTCTACTTTTGAATTGTTTGCTCACAAATGGGACGAGCCGATGACAGATCTGATTGCTGAGGCGAATGACATAGGAGCGGATTTAGTCACTCCTATGGTTGGAGAAACGATTGAACTCAATAATGAGATTAAGACATCATTCTGGTGGGAAAATCATGATGAAATCTTGGCAAAATCTGACTTAAGCTTGCAAAGTCATACATTCTAA
- a CDS encoding TetR/AcrR family transcriptional regulator, translating into MIKRSDIKQEDIIKSAIEVFSQKGFEQASMEGISKHAGVSKRTLYKYYPNKDALFEVIVDKLMCRFNEQCELKFEPSVSVAEQLVDITLKQMCYINTEDFQMTARLVMAECIRCSHTSQLLMKQFAAIEDSYGLNQWVQQGINAGALEVEDIPMAIEQFIGSIKAIVFWPQLLGHQPPASCEQLKSTVEYAAQTFVARYTKK; encoded by the coding sequence ATGATTAAACGAAGCGATATAAAACAAGAAGATATCATCAAATCCGCCATTGAAGTTTTTTCTCAAAAAGGCTTTGAGCAAGCGAGTATGGAAGGTATTTCTAAACACGCTGGAGTCTCCAAGCGCACGTTATATAAATATTATCCAAACAAGGATGCTCTGTTTGAGGTCATTGTAGATAAGCTAATGTGTCGCTTTAATGAACAATGTGAGCTGAAATTTGAACCTTCTGTGTCAGTGGCGGAGCAGCTTGTTGATATCACGCTCAAGCAGATGTGTTACATCAACACCGAAGACTTTCAAATGACTGCTCGCTTAGTGATGGCCGAGTGCATTCGCTGCTCTCATACTTCTCAATTACTGATGAAACAGTTTGCAGCCATAGAGGACTCGTACGGTTTAAATCAATGGGTGCAGCAAGGAATTAATGCCGGTGCTCTTGAGGTTGAGGACATCCCCATGGCTATCGAGCAATTCATAGGCAGTATTAAGGCCATCGTTTTCTGGCCACAATTATTGGGACACCAACCACCCGCAAGCTGCGAACAGCTGAAATCAACGGTTGAGTACGCAGCACAAACTTTTGTTGCCAGATACACCAAGAAATAA
- the vpsL gene encoding exopolysaccharide biosynthesis glycosyltransferase VpsL: MSERGRIRITNYHGKVFYRLIDCLVILSALYIAIKANDHIVTLGYISAGLLGVIIYSFIAESLDIYSHWRTAKLRSLALYTSFCWFSTVGGLTLLSYFSKTGPDFSRLIIGYWIVLTFATLLIWRTFAFMALYYLHQRGVHTKKAAIIGLTPQGLELSKNLSNHPELGIKLTGFYDDREPKRLSSDLPILGTIKDALALAKNGEVQNIYIALPMQAQKRISDILEAFSDSTVNTYVVPDFFTFNLLHSRWYTIGDVNAFSIFDTPFNGLSTWLKRLEDLVLSSLILVLISPVLTAVAIGVKISSPGPIIFKQLRYGLDGKPIKVWKFRSMKVMDNGEKVAQATKNDPRVTKFGAFIRRTSLDELPQFINVLQGRMSIVGPRPHAVAHNEEYRTIVNRYMLRHKVKPGITGWAQVNGWRGETNTIDKMEKRVQFDLDYIHRWSLWFDIKIVFLTVFKGFVGKNAY, from the coding sequence ATGAGTGAACGAGGCAGGATACGTATTACCAATTATCACGGTAAAGTCTTTTACCGTTTGATTGACTGCTTGGTAATACTCAGCGCGTTGTATATTGCAATAAAAGCCAACGATCACATTGTTACTTTAGGCTACATTTCTGCTGGGCTGTTAGGTGTCATCATCTACTCTTTCATCGCTGAAAGCCTAGATATATACAGCCATTGGCGCACAGCTAAGCTTCGCTCCCTTGCGCTTTACACCTCGTTTTGCTGGTTCTCGACCGTTGGTGGGCTCACTTTACTTAGCTATTTTTCGAAAACAGGCCCCGACTTTTCTCGCCTGATCATTGGTTATTGGATCGTACTGACCTTTGCCACTTTGCTTATTTGGCGAACGTTCGCTTTTATGGCTCTTTATTATCTTCATCAGAGAGGGGTTCATACCAAAAAAGCCGCTATTATTGGCTTGACGCCTCAAGGTTTAGAATTATCGAAAAACCTGAGTAATCACCCAGAGTTAGGCATTAAACTTACCGGTTTTTATGATGACAGAGAACCTAAAAGACTCTCTAGCGATTTGCCTATACTAGGGACAATAAAAGATGCGTTGGCATTAGCAAAGAACGGGGAAGTACAAAATATCTATATCGCTTTACCTATGCAGGCACAAAAGCGCATTTCCGATATCTTGGAAGCTTTTTCGGATAGTACCGTTAACACCTATGTCGTACCGGACTTCTTTACTTTTAACTTGCTCCACTCTCGCTGGTATACCATTGGTGACGTCAACGCTTTCAGCATATTTGATACCCCATTTAATGGTTTATCAACCTGGCTTAAACGCCTAGAAGACCTTGTCCTAAGCAGCCTGATCCTAGTGCTGATAAGCCCAGTGCTCACTGCCGTTGCGATAGGCGTCAAAATCTCATCTCCAGGACCTATCATATTCAAACAGCTTAGATATGGCTTAGATGGAAAGCCAATCAAGGTTTGGAAATTTCGCAGTATGAAGGTCATGGATAACGGAGAAAAAGTGGCTCAGGCGACGAAAAACGATCCACGTGTCACTAAGTTTGGGGCTTTTATTCGTCGTACATCACTGGATGAACTACCTCAGTTTATCAATGTCCTTCAAGGACGCATGTCTATCGTTGGTCCGCGTCCACATGCCGTGGCACACAATGAAGAATATCGTACGATCGTGAACCGATACATGCTACGTCATAAGGTTAAACCGGGCATCACTGGCTGGGCTCAGGTTAATGGTTGGCGCGGCGAAACGAATACTATCGACAAAATGGAGAAGCGAGTTCAGTTCGATCTCGACTACATCCACAGATGGTCACTATGGTTCGACATAAAGATCGTTTTCCTCACTGTTTTTAAAGGTTTTGTCGGCAAAAACGCCTACTAA
- a CDS encoding outer membrane beta-barrel protein yields MNRFNKLISPTSGFLTIAMSYSICAAPTPVPIETESGIAIVPYLNLYSGHNSNVAKEEFNETSSWFSVYEPGVGFELENGKHKHDLGYRIQRGEFFSSQRDNYTDHFLDLTSYWEANSRNALDLRYSLAKTHENRGDNDTTTDLDYNKYVSNSFNLGYRYGSTEAKGQIETNVGWGDLSYKNNRNVTRYQDWDEGRFSTAFFYKAFPKTSLLAQYIVNDRSYNEVAPGSSERDSLHHFIYLGTSWDATGKLRGSVKVGYQNKEFDASQRKDFDSFSWDIDVAYLLRSYSALELKTNRKSTYPNGLGGAIDTSVYNANWSHNWTEIISTNTELSYMSEDYTDSTREDDTSKASVYLDYDFRRWLTFKGGVSYESRDSNLNNFSYDQSVYYIALEGVM; encoded by the coding sequence ATGAATAGATTCAACAAACTCATCTCACCCACTAGCGGTTTTCTGACGATTGCGATGTCTTATTCCATCTGTGCTGCACCAACACCAGTGCCGATTGAAACAGAGTCAGGCATCGCTATTGTGCCTTATCTGAACCTATACAGTGGCCATAACAGCAACGTAGCGAAAGAAGAATTCAATGAAACCAGTTCTTGGTTTAGCGTGTACGAGCCCGGCGTTGGGTTCGAGCTTGAAAATGGCAAACATAAGCACGACCTAGGATACCGTATCCAACGCGGTGAATTCTTTAGCTCTCAGCGGGACAACTACACCGATCATTTTCTGGATCTCACCAGTTACTGGGAAGCAAATTCAAGAAACGCACTCGACCTGCGTTACAGCTTAGCAAAAACGCATGAAAATCGTGGTGATAACGACACAACGACTGACCTCGACTACAACAAGTATGTCTCGAATTCTTTCAATCTTGGTTATCGTTATGGCAGTACCGAAGCTAAGGGGCAAATAGAGACCAATGTCGGTTGGGGGGACTTGTCGTACAAGAATAACCGCAATGTAACTCGTTACCAGGATTGGGATGAAGGACGATTCAGTACCGCTTTCTTCTACAAGGCATTTCCAAAAACCTCTTTATTAGCACAGTACATTGTCAATGACAGAAGTTACAACGAAGTCGCTCCAGGCTCTAGTGAACGTGATAGCTTGCATCACTTCATTTATCTAGGCACATCTTGGGATGCAACAGGAAAACTTCGCGGGAGTGTGAAGGTAGGTTATCAAAATAAAGAGTTTGATGCCTCGCAACGAAAAGATTTCGATTCTTTCTCTTGGGATATTGATGTCGCTTACTTGTTAAGAAGCTACTCGGCACTAGAACTGAAAACCAACCGTAAGTCGACCTACCCTAATGGACTTGGCGGTGCAATTGATACCTCAGTTTACAATGCGAACTGGTCTCATAACTGGACGGAGATCATCTCAACAAACACTGAGCTTTCTTATATGTCAGAGGACTATACGGACAGCACGCGAGAAGACGATACGTCGAAAGCCAGCGTTTATCTTGATTATGATTTCCGTCGTTGGTTGACGTTCAAAGGCGGGGTGTCTTATGAATCACGTGATTCAAACCTAAACAACTTTAGCTATGACCAATCCGTCTATTACATAGCGCTAGAAGGTGTAATGTAA
- the vpsN gene encoding exopolysaccharide export protein VpsN produces MKSLFSILLLCLSFQAMASDELYRLGVGDLIKVQVYDEPELSLETRVSDSGSIDYPFLGSIALKGRTLREVKQSIHDGLLDGYLVNPNVYVSVVEYRPYFINGEVIASGGYPFHPGLTVNKAITIAGGFTERASKTKIFVSSSDEPNSEPTRVSLLHRIQPGDIITVEESFF; encoded by the coding sequence ATGAAGTCTCTATTTTCAATTCTGCTGCTATGTCTTTCATTTCAAGCTATGGCTAGCGATGAGCTTTATCGTCTTGGCGTTGGTGATCTGATCAAAGTTCAGGTCTATGATGAACCTGAACTGTCACTTGAAACTCGAGTCAGTGACAGCGGTTCCATCGATTATCCTTTTCTAGGCAGCATCGCTCTCAAAGGCCGTACGCTCAGAGAAGTAAAACAATCGATCCATGATGGCCTACTCGATGGTTATTTAGTGAACCCTAACGTTTATGTCAGCGTTGTCGAGTACCGTCCTTACTTTATCAATGGTGAAGTCATCGCATCCGGTGGCTATCCATTTCATCCGGGGTTAACCGTCAACAAAGCGATCACTATTGCCGGAGGCTTCACCGAGCGTGCGTCAAAAACCAAAATTTTTGTCTCATCCAGTGATGAACCCAACTCTGAGCCGACTCGTGTTTCCCTACTTCACCGAATCCAACCTGGTGACATTATCACCGTTGAAGAAAGCTTCTTTTAA
- the vpsO gene encoding exopolysaccharide regulatory tyrosine autokinase VpsO (Vps genes contribute to biofilm formation by directing biosynthesis of the exopolysaccharide VPS (Vibrio polysaccharide), a major constituent of the biofilm matrix. VpsO is the cognate protein-tyrosine phosphatase.): protein MENTQNSPVSKEELIDIRQYFKVLLNYKWRIIVFSLLVTAIAVLVVLSLPSKYTARATLLIESKQANIISIEEFYGLDTKSQEYYLTQIEILKSDRVSEEVIRRLNLANHPEFDPRAQEESDTSLKDKLIEWFPVLQAFRKSLPEQDLEKSEYARNKLVLYKFKRGLAINPIRKTQLVQISYTSRDPELSAQIANEIGRVFMDSNIEAKIEVTQQASSWLNERIGDLREKLRQSESQLQAFLQAEGLVDIQGVESLASQELAELTSQLNKARDRRVASETLYQVARNYKSDSSQLSALASVPEISNHPTIRDVKVAEVQAERKVSELSKRYGPKHPKLKAAIAERESVKKNLRSELNQLLNGINNELKAAKQAEQTIRRELENRKVEFQALTVKNAKYSELKREVQTNRELFDLFLSRQKETSASSDFNANIARFTDYASPPLAPSKPNRKMIVILAFLASLSFGCVMAFVADAVNDTFTDIKQVSKQLSLEILGIVPSLKSKRPLDSKAYFDERNRQLTEAIRTVRTGYLLANSNKPSSVVMVTSSQPDEGKTTSALNLALSLAQMEKTLLIDCDLRKPTIARRFGLPSAQPGVTNVLTKTHAIEDCIYRDDESELDILAAGTYTNNPLELISSTSFSDFIEQLKTKYDRIIIDTPPCLAVSDAFMLSRYVDSAVIVINASQTRTKTVRDVVGKLAQQGTRIDGVILNKLNVKKASAYSGYKQYQSYYGVENA from the coding sequence ATGGAAAATACCCAGAATTCTCCGGTGAGCAAAGAAGAGCTCATTGATATCCGCCAATATTTCAAAGTGCTGCTTAACTACAAGTGGCGCATCATTGTTTTTTCACTATTGGTGACTGCTATTGCGGTATTGGTTGTATTGTCTTTACCATCAAAATACACCGCCCGAGCCACATTATTAATTGAGTCCAAACAGGCTAATATTATCTCAATCGAGGAGTTTTACGGCTTAGATACCAAAAGCCAAGAATACTACCTCACTCAAATCGAGATTCTAAAATCGGATCGCGTGTCTGAAGAGGTGATCCGTCGCTTGAATTTGGCTAACCATCCTGAGTTTGATCCTCGTGCACAAGAGGAATCTGACACTTCACTGAAAGACAAGTTAATTGAATGGTTTCCTGTATTACAAGCCTTTAGAAAATCCCTACCAGAGCAGGATCTTGAAAAGTCGGAGTACGCCAGAAACAAATTAGTCTTGTACAAATTCAAACGCGGTTTAGCGATCAATCCGATTCGAAAGACTCAGCTTGTACAGATCTCTTATACCAGCAGAGATCCAGAATTATCAGCACAAATTGCCAATGAAATTGGCCGTGTGTTTATGGATAGCAACATAGAAGCCAAAATCGAGGTCACTCAACAAGCTTCCAGCTGGCTTAATGAGCGTATTGGTGATTTACGTGAGAAGTTGCGCCAATCGGAATCTCAGCTCCAAGCCTTTTTGCAGGCTGAAGGGCTGGTTGATATCCAAGGGGTCGAGAGTCTGGCTTCGCAAGAACTCGCAGAGCTGACGTCCCAGCTCAACAAAGCTCGGGATCGCCGAGTCGCTTCGGAAACCTTATACCAAGTGGCCAGAAATTATAAATCTGATTCAAGCCAGCTATCAGCACTTGCCTCGGTCCCTGAAATCTCAAATCACCCGACGATTCGTGACGTCAAAGTGGCGGAAGTACAGGCAGAGCGAAAGGTCTCTGAGCTTTCAAAGCGCTACGGGCCTAAACACCCAAAACTCAAAGCCGCGATCGCCGAGCGAGAGTCCGTGAAGAAAAACCTTCGTTCAGAATTAAACCAGTTACTGAACGGCATCAATAATGAGCTTAAAGCTGCAAAGCAGGCTGAGCAAACCATTCGTCGAGAACTCGAAAATCGCAAAGTCGAGTTTCAGGCACTAACGGTTAAAAATGCCAAATATTCAGAGCTTAAACGTGAGGTACAGACCAACCGTGAGCTATTTGATTTATTCTTAAGTCGCCAAAAAGAAACCAGTGCATCAAGCGATTTCAACGCCAATATTGCACGCTTTACGGACTACGCTAGCCCTCCGTTAGCACCAAGTAAGCCAAATCGTAAAATGATCGTGATTCTGGCGTTTTTGGCCTCTCTGAGCTTTGGTTGTGTAATGGCATTTGTCGCGGATGCTGTAAATGATACTTTCACAGATATCAAGCAGGTATCCAAGCAACTGTCTCTGGAGATTCTGGGAATTGTGCCGTCACTAAAAAGCAAACGTCCACTGGATAGCAAAGCTTATTTTGATGAGCGTAATCGCCAGTTAACAGAAGCTATACGTACTGTTCGTACGGGTTATCTACTGGCAAACTCAAATAAGCCTAGCTCTGTAGTCATGGTAACCTCGTCGCAGCCTGATGAAGGGAAAACCACCTCAGCACTAAACCTTGCGCTATCTCTGGCTCAGATGGAAAAGACTTTATTAATCGACTGCGACTTGAGAAAACCCACCATCGCACGTCGATTTGGTTTGCCATCAGCGCAGCCTGGGGTGACAAACGTATTGACGAAAACCCACGCCATTGAAGATTGTATATATCGGGATGATGAGTCAGAGTTGGATATACTCGCTGCGGGCACATACACCAACAACCCGCTTGAGTTGATCTCTTCTACCAGCTTTTCTGACTTTATTGAGCAGTTAAAAACGAAGTACGATCGCATTATCATCGATACACCACCATGCCTCGCCGTCAGTGACGCATTTATGCTGTCTCGCTATGTCGACTCTGCTGTTATCGTTATCAACGCGTCTCAAACCCGAACCAAGACAGTACGTGATGTCGTCGGTAAGCTCGCTCAGCAAGGAACAAGAATCGATGGCGTTATCCTCAACAAACTTAATGTAAAGAAAGCTTCAGCCTATAGCGGTTATAAACAGTACCAATCATACTACGGGGTCGAGAACGCCTAA
- a CDS encoding VpsP family polysaccharide biosynthesis protein: MKGKLAASLSKLGLALSAIFVLYLSYHFGVASLYAKAVSNQIELWDKSADKPKLSDIEQAEMLIESSIKHHSSHPHYFDLQGKVYEWKAYISDDAEKQAYLELAKSAYLISAELRPNWPNTWADLATLETQLLGANREQYLHQADIKGPYIPQVNFKIATLALSNWQQFSPNERKLAMPHIYRAIKHKDVRQRFRDYLTQNKKFRFACIVMKQMPDIDYASLASCRYLNI, translated from the coding sequence ATGAAAGGTAAGTTGGCCGCTTCTTTATCTAAGTTAGGATTAGCATTGTCCGCTATATTTGTCCTTTATCTCTCATATCACTTTGGCGTAGCGTCTCTCTACGCCAAAGCGGTATCGAACCAAATTGAACTATGGGATAAATCAGCCGATAAACCTAAACTCAGTGACATCGAGCAGGCTGAAATGCTCATTGAATCGAGCATTAAGCACCACTCTTCACATCCACACTATTTCGATTTACAAGGAAAAGTGTACGAGTGGAAAGCTTACATCAGCGATGATGCAGAGAAACAGGCTTATCTTGAACTCGCGAAAAGTGCTTATCTTATTAGTGCTGAGCTTCGACCCAATTGGCCCAATACTTGGGCCGATTTAGCGACTTTAGAGACTCAGCTTCTAGGAGCTAACCGAGAGCAGTATCTGCATCAAGCGGATATAAAAGGCCCCTACATACCTCAGGTAAACTTTAAAATCGCCACTTTAGCTTTGTCCAACTGGCAACAGTTCTCACCCAATGAGCGCAAGCTAGCGATGCCCCACATCTATAGGGCGATTAAGCATAAAGATGTCCGACAGAGATTTCGTGACTACCTGACACAAAACAAGAAATTCCGCTTCGCTTGTATCGTAATGAAGCAAATGCCGGATATCGACTACGCATCTTTAGCCTCATGTCGCTACCTAAACATATAA